Within the Miscanthus floridulus cultivar M001 chromosome 2, ASM1932011v1, whole genome shotgun sequence genome, the region CTCCATCTCCCTCTCCGCCTCCAGCTCCTTCCCGGCCACTGCACACACACACGTATATTCAGCAGATCGATCTTGCAACATGCATGCCAACATCATCAACGCAACCGGAGGAGCACTCACCGCTTCCGGTGAAGGACGACAGCGTGTGGCCACCCGTCCGCCATTTCTGCGCCGGCTGCTCGCCGTTCTCGGAGAAGACGTCGAACGCGACGGGCTCGTGAGGTTTCTTGGGGCTCTTGACGGGGAACTCCTCCTCGAAGTCGTCCATCTCCGCGCCCTCTTCCTCGTCCCCTTCCACCCTCGGGCACCCTGCAACAACATCATGCACGCACGCACCAAATTTCTTATAGCCGTCCCGTCAAAAGCTTTCAAATTTTCGTAGACTGCGACGCGACCGACTTGGTGGCGTGTGCTATCTATTATTGGTGAGGTGCACCAACCCAAGTACCGACCTTTGTGGCGCTTGTAGCGGGTGTTGCACTGCGGGCAGCACTGCGTGCCGTCGCTGCGCTCGTACTCGTAGCAGGGTCGGCAGACGGGGAAGCCGCACTCGGCGCACGCCACGAAGGGCTGCCCGTCGTCCCGCGTCCCGACCTCGTCGGCGCACACGCGGCACGTCTTCACGTCGGCGCTCCGGGCCTTGGCGTTCGGCTGCGcgcgcgccgtcgtcgtcgtcgccacaACCACCGATCGATCAGTAACAATGCCATCAGTTACtgacaaagaaaaaaaaagcgaGCGAGCGAACTAAAGCAACAGGAACTACTAACTAACCTCCTCGTGGGAGCGCATGACGTGCAGCTCGTCCCGCATGTGCGAGCCCGCGGCGAGGCCACCGGTGACCGAGCCGGTGTCCATGCCGATTGCCGAGCGAGCGAGCAGGGGGGAGGGGGGGTGAGGTATCCGTGAAGGGACACGGAAGTGTCTAGTAGGGTGATATAGCTGATGGCGCGaggtggtgtggtgtggtgacTGGTGAGGCGCCGAGGGAGGCGGGCGGTAAGGTGGCGGGGTGGCGTCCCGCACCAACCGCGAGTTGGGGAGTCCGGCGTTGATTAGAGCACAAGCCAAGGCAGGCAGGTGCATGACAAACACAGCAGGGCTCGCTTCGAGATCAAGCCCGGAAATGTGTTGCACACTCGCAAGGAGCAGAGGCCACACACAGGCCAGCGCGGGCGAAAGGGGTGGTTCGCGGTGACGCCTCACCGTTTCTGGTAGGATGGCGAGCTCGAGTCGCGTGACGGTGGCGTGTATAAATGGCAGGTGGTAGGACAGCCATCCAGACATCCAGACCATCTTACCAAAGACACATGTGCTTGCGCGATACCACGCCGACAAAACAACCCCTCTCTTGAGAACCCGTCTGCTACTTCGTTAACTCGCCTGAATGCCGAATTGCGAAATGCAGAAGCAACAAGCACCCTGAGTCCGGATCGTCATTGAGGTACGTACTTTATAAAACACCGACACAAAAGGGCAACAAATGTTGGTTGCTTCGACACAAAAGGGCAACAAATGTTGGTTGCTTTTACTGACAGGGCACACTTGCAGAAAGATGCTCAATGGCTCCACGAATGCCAAACATTTTATAACAAGGTCTAAAACATGGATATGCATCGCAAGAGTCTCCAGAATGCAATGACTCGTTTGGGTGCTGTTGAATCGGGGCATATTCAGATAGAAATCCACTTGCATACAAAATCGTCAATGTCTCCAACATCTCTTTCTTGTACTACATAAGCTATCTGAAAGCAAAATAACATCACAATAGGTGCGAAAATTGCCTCGGGTAAGCTGAGGCTGTATCAAATGAAAGTTGGTGCCCATCTCAGCAGAAAATTCCACTCTCCCCACCATCCAGTCCAAGCGACCTTCTTGATGTGCAGCTTACACGGTGTACCGTCCGCCTCTGCTCGGCTTCTCTCTTCTCGAGTCGTCCTGCACATGAGAGGCATCAAGATAGTGAGCTCAGTGTTCAACAAATAAATAAGCTATGAGCAGCAGCTTAAGAAACAATCTGAAGGCATACATGGAAAGTGTAGGTGATCTTGTCATTGTAGTCGATGACATCCTTCCATTTCTTGCCAATGTTCACCTGTACAAAAAAAAGGAATGGGCCATCTCAGAAATTGGAACAGCACGTTAATAATGTCCTTTTTGAGAATAAGGGCAGCGGAGACTTAAAAGGTATCACAGTTGCAGCATGGGACACTGTTGGTCCAATGAGATAACCATGCCCCACAAAGATGAAACTATAGTAGGGTTGTTAAGAAATTACAAAATGATCAAAGATTCTCCAAAAGAAAAGGCTTCTGTGTCCTCTTTTTTCCAATATTCCGTTCAATGCATAGGATGAAGAATATTGTTCATGTAACAATGTTACAACATAAACAGTACCAGAAAATGCAACAGGTATTTCCTGCAACAACACACTTAATAGAGAATCCAAGTCCCCACTTTCATGCAACATCACACCACAACTACATGCACAAAAATTCCTAGCAAACTATATAGTTCTCTTCCAGAGAGATGATTTAGGTATAGAAATTTGTGCCTTTGAAGAGAATAATGGTATAACAATAATAAAAAACTTACAAAAGCTGAACCCAACAAGTTAGCAGGACAAACCATATATAGGATGTATTCCATAAGGCAATATAGCAGCTAGGGATTTGCACAGAAAACACTGGACTAAGTTCACCCCTTGTCAGGATATATGAACCTAGATACTATGATGCATAAGAAGATATCAGCACTGAACTTGATTAGAATGGTTTTGAAAACCAACCTGGACAGCTTCATTGCTGGCAGTCCTAGTCCATAATGCGAGCTTATCTCCTCTTGCACGGACACTAGCAACAATTCCACAAATGTCCTCTGTTTCATCAAACTGCTCCCCAATAAGAGCCATCAACTGCATATTCAAACAATTATTCAAAAGCAGTCCATTAATGGAACATCTCAGGCAACCTCTGGTAGCAGATGCTTGATCTTGAacaaatcaaatatatataacaaaGGTGTACCGTTTCAAGCCACATGTTCTCAAAGGTTGCCTTTCTGTTGCATGGAACAGTCCATTTGCCACCATTTGCACACTCTGGGTCTTCCCATTTTGGCTCTACTCCAGCCTTGAACAGATGAAAATCAGCATTCCCAGACAACTTGCTTGGACAAAAAATCTGGTCATACAAGCTACAGCAAGAAAGAAGGGATCTGTAAGTACAAGGATACAAGACCACCAAATTGAAGGCACAAGGCAAAATTGCACCAGCTAACTGCAGTAACATATATAGAAATTTTTACTTCAAAAGACAGCACATACACAGGTATTATAACTAATAGAAGATATTGCTCATTACTTAAGGCTAAACATTAAGATGCTAACTTTTTATATATTTGAATAGGGTCTAATGCAAGCAGAGCATATCTTTCGTAAAAGACTAGGCTCACAAAGACAAACAGGAAAAAAAAAGTTAGAGAAGACTCACTCCATATATGCAGCAAGGCAATCTGCTTAAAGCATCACACCAAAAATAATTAACATAGTAGAATTGTAAAACAGTTCATTCAATATAATTCAGAGCGGAAACTTTCAACTGAAATGTCAATCTACAACAAGGAATACCCTATGGAGGTGACTAGATGACCATGGCGAGAAGGATCTCCAGATAAGACTCAACATGCCTCCCCACGTGAGGCCCAGCTTCTTATCTTCTTCTGGTTTTCCAGCTCTCCCGTCCTACACCCCATCCCCACCCCCatttagccccccccccccccccccccccccccccaccgcgGGCGCCCTCGGACGCTCGCCTCCTACTCGCCAGCATCATCGGTTCACCCCCCATCCTTTCAGCACTCAACCACCCCACCCCGCCACTGGCCTCCACCGTCAGTCCTGTGCAGTGGCGCCCCCACTGGCCGCCCACCCATAATCCCAATCGGAGGAAAGCCCAGCCCCTATCCCCCGCTGCCAGCTTCGCCCAATCGGATGTCTCCCGCCGCCCCTCCAGCTGCCACCCCCGCCAGTCTAGCCGCCtagcctgcccccccccccccccaaggtCGGAGATGCTGCAGCTCTCCAAAACCTTACTGGAGCTTGCCAAAGACGTAACCGTTCAATTTGGCTTCTACTTCTCCTTCCTTTTTTGGTTTCAGAAATTCTGACAGTTTATTTCCATTTTGGGGCTCTCGATTTAGCTTGAATCAAGAG harbors:
- the LOC136525416 gene encoding eukaryotic translation initiation factor-like, whose translation is MAEVEVPAGSVATTTPEAVATEGGPATEAKGPHKLHRQWTFWYDIQSKPKPGAAWGTSLKKAYTFDTVEEFWSLYDQIFCPSKLSGNADFHLFKAGVEPKWEDPECANGGKWTVPCNRKATFENMWLETLMALIGEQFDETEDICGIVASVRARGDKLALWTRTASNEAVQVNIGKKWKDVIDYNDKITYTFHDDSRREKPSRGGRYTV